CTCCAAGCGCTTCTCGTATGGCTCGTTCCGCGCATCCATGCGCGCGATGATCACGAAGTCCGGATCGACGCGGGTATCCACGGCGGCTTTGATCTTTCCGGCAAACTCCTGGGCGGAGATGAACGCCGCTCCCTCGCCTGGGTCTTTCGGCGTCATCTGGTCCTCGATGTGGATGCCCGATACGCCCGAGCGCTCGAACTCGCGCACGGCGCGCACGGTGTTGACGACGTTACCGTGCCCGGTCTCGCAGTCCGCAATGACCGGCAGGGTCACCGCGTCGGCGATGAGGGTAGCTCGCGCAACCTGCTCAGTGAGGGTCAGCAGGCCCATGTCGGGGAAGCCGGCCGCCCGGTGGGACCCGGCGCCCGAGATGTGCACGAGGTCGAACCCGAATCGCTCGACCAGCAATGCGCTGATGACGTCATGGGTGCCTGGCGCCACGTGGCCGCCGGGTTCGTTGAGCATCCGGCGCAGGGCCTGCCGCTTCTCCTTCGCAGTTGTCACGAATTCCTCCTCGGTTTGTGTTGCGCATTGTTTGGGATATGCAAAGCCGCGTACCAGGAGCGTCTGGTGGGTCGCCGGTCAATCGAGGTCCCAGAGGTGGGCGTTTCGCGCCATGCCCCCGACCTCGCCCCCCGCCGAGAAGTCATCGGTCAATGCCCGCACGCCTTTGCGCACGGCCGCAAAGGTTGTGCGGTAGTAAAGGGGCATCATGGGAAGATCTTCCGCCATGATCTCCCCCGCCTCGCGCAGGAGCTGACCCTGCCGCTGCTCGTCGAGAGTCGCTGCGATCGCGTCAAGGATCGAGTCAAGGGCCTGGTTCGCGTAGTGCCCGTTGTTGCCGCCAGCCCATCGATTCTCCGCGGTGGCCTGGGCCCGACCGTCGAACGCGTCGAGGAACGTCTCACCGGCGCCCCGCGCCCGAATCACGATGCCAGGAAAGACCGAGACATACTCATTGTCGCGAGCGGCGCGCGCCGGAACGGTCTCGCTTGCATCGATCCCCATCCGGCGCCAGGCGTCGGCGACGAGGGAGACCTCGCGCGACCAGGTGTCCAGCGCCCCGCGCACCTCGATCTCCACGCGGCGGCCCTCGCGG
The Chloroflexota bacterium genome window above contains:
- a CDS encoding isocitrate lyase/PEP mutase family protein, coding for MTTAKEKRQALRRMLNEPGGHVAPGTHDVISALLVERFGFDLVHISGAGSHRAAGFPDMGLLTLTEQVARATLIADAVTLPVIADCETGHGNVVNTVRAVREFERSGVSGIHIEDQMTPKDPGEGAAFISAQEFAGKIKAAVDTRVDPDFVIIARMDARNEPYEKRLE